The Novosphingobium aromaticivorans DSM 12444 genome segment GCACGCCGTCGATCTCGATGCCTTCCATCAGTTCCTCGAGCCGGGCCTGCGAGATGTCGCCGAATGTGCGGGCGCGGTAGGTGCGCGGAATGCCGGTCGACGGCAACTCGAGCGCGCGCTTCAGCTCGCCGTCGTTGGTCATCAGCAGCAGGCCTTCGGTGTTCACGTCGAGGCGGCCGACCGGCATGACGCGCGGAGTGCCTTGCGGCAGCGCGTTGCGCAGGGCCGTGTAGATCGTCGGCCGCCCGGTGGGATCGCGCTCGGCCGTGATGAGGCCCGAGGGCTTGTGGAAGCGGAACAGGCGCGGCGGGGCCATCGGCGCGACCGGCTTGCCGTCGACGCTCACGCCCTTGAGGCTGGTGAGCAGCGTGGCGGGCGTGGTCACGACTTCGTCGCCGATCTTCACGCGCCCTTCCTCGATCATCCGCTCGACCTCGCGGCGGCTGG includes the following:
- a CDS encoding pseudouridine synthase; the protein is MTFPPKNRTGRSGRPAAPAKKPFSMRSGAPRTSQPVVAAKRAPAADGSEREGDRIAKLLARAGIASRREVERMIEEGRVKIGDEVVTTPATLLTSLKGVSVDGKPVAPMAPPRLFRFHKPSGLITAERDPTGRPTIYTALRNALPQGTPRVMPVGRLDVNTEGLLLMTNDGELKRALELPSTGIPRTYRARTFGDISQARLEELMEGIEIDGVRYGSINANLERSAGRNKWIELTLTEGKNREVRRVLEHLGLQVSRLLRTKYGPFELADLPRGAAEEIPQVMVERFRKTLKTA